One part of the Streptomyces lienomycini genome encodes these proteins:
- a CDS encoding TetR/AcrR family transcriptional regulator has product MTPNRHNHSSRPAPSDNDTVLDAVRDCVMAVGVRRTTMTDVARRAGVSRMTLYRRWPDVRSLVGDLMTREWIAVATGAVPERGQGTGTRPRIVDGLVAGVEAFRAHPLFRKIVDVDPELLLPYVLDRRGASQEALLELLADSLEEGHADGSVRAAHTGRQARSVLLVVQSFALSLRTMTDEDDAELTPAALLGELRTILERTLAP; this is encoded by the coding sequence ATGACGCCCAACCGTCACAACCACTCGAGCAGGCCCGCCCCCTCGGACAACGACACGGTGCTGGACGCCGTCCGCGACTGCGTGATGGCCGTCGGGGTGCGCCGCACGACGATGACCGACGTCGCCCGCCGCGCCGGTGTCTCCCGGATGACGCTGTACCGGCGCTGGCCCGACGTGCGGTCCCTGGTCGGCGACCTGATGACCCGGGAGTGGATCGCGGTGGCCACCGGGGCCGTTCCCGAACGCGGGCAGGGCACCGGCACCCGTCCCCGCATCGTCGACGGTCTGGTGGCCGGGGTGGAGGCGTTCCGCGCCCACCCCCTCTTCCGCAAGATCGTCGACGTCGACCCGGAGCTGCTGCTGCCCTACGTCCTCGACCGGCGCGGGGCGAGTCAGGAGGCCCTGCTGGAGCTGCTGGCCGACTCGCTGGAGGAGGGCCACGCCGACGGGTCGGTGCGCGCCGCGCACACCGGCCGGCAGGCCCGGTCGGTGCTGCTGGTCGTGCAGTCCTTCGCCCTGTCGCTGCGAACGATGACCGACGAGGACGACGCCGAGCTGACCCCCGCGGCCCTCCTCGGGGAGCTGCGCACCATCCTGGAGAGGACCCTCGCCCCATGA
- a CDS encoding FAD-binding oxidoreductase, whose amino-acid sequence MDMLWNGWGDPARATPLPDTVTGLLREALGVTPRDAAALPLEEIDVPAPPLGEAARRALEAAVGDRAEDVRTDAESRLRHTRGKSTPDLLRMRAGDTADTPAAVVLPDDHDEVLAVLAACAEHRLSVVPFGGGTSVVGGLAPGCGGAFVALDLRRMNRLLDLDEVSRTATLQPGLRAPEAEALLAEHGYTLGHFPQSYEWATLGGFAATRSSGQASAGYGRFDEMVLGLTLATPRGTLDTGRAPRSAAGPDLRQLVLGSEGAFGVITSVTVRVRPVPQVRRYEGWRFASFDEGAAALRRLAQDGPRPTVLRLSDETETLIGLAQPDALGASLENRDAGCLAVVGFEGTEEDTAHRREGAAAVLSECGGTFAGDEPGERWAHGRYSAPYLRDSLLDAGALAETLETAAHWSRLPALYAAVREALTATLTESGTPPLVMCHISHVYENGASLYFTVVSAQGEDAVAHWTRAKHAANDAILAAGGTITHHHAVGTDHRDWYVREVGPLGVEALRAVKRSLDPAGLLSPGVLLPAD is encoded by the coding sequence ATGGACATGCTGTGGAACGGCTGGGGCGACCCGGCCCGGGCGACGCCACTGCCCGACACGGTGACCGGGCTGCTGCGCGAGGCGCTCGGCGTCACACCCCGCGACGCCGCCGCGCTCCCGCTGGAGGAGATCGACGTACCCGCCCCGCCGCTGGGCGAGGCCGCCCGCCGCGCGCTGGAGGCGGCCGTCGGGGACCGCGCCGAGGACGTGCGCACGGACGCGGAGAGCCGCCTGAGGCACACCCGCGGCAAGTCCACCCCCGACCTGCTGCGGATGCGGGCCGGCGACACCGCCGACACCCCGGCCGCCGTGGTCCTGCCGGACGACCACGACGAGGTGCTCGCCGTGCTGGCCGCCTGCGCGGAACACCGCCTGTCCGTCGTGCCGTTCGGCGGCGGCACCTCCGTCGTCGGCGGTCTCGCCCCGGGGTGCGGGGGCGCGTTCGTCGCCCTCGACCTGCGCCGCATGAACCGCCTGCTCGACCTCGACGAGGTCTCCCGCACCGCCACCCTCCAGCCCGGCCTGCGCGCCCCCGAGGCCGAGGCGCTGCTCGCCGAGCACGGCTACACCCTCGGCCACTTCCCCCAGTCCTACGAGTGGGCCACCCTCGGCGGCTTCGCCGCGACCCGCTCCAGCGGCCAGGCCTCCGCCGGGTACGGCCGCTTCGACGAGATGGTCCTCGGCCTCACCCTCGCCACCCCCCGGGGCACCCTCGACACGGGCCGCGCCCCGCGCTCGGCCGCCGGACCCGACCTGCGCCAGCTCGTCCTGGGCTCGGAGGGCGCCTTCGGTGTCATCACCTCCGTCACCGTGCGCGTGCGGCCCGTGCCGCAGGTCCGCCGCTACGAGGGCTGGCGCTTCGCCTCCTTCGACGAGGGCGCCGCGGCCCTGCGCCGCCTCGCCCAGGACGGCCCCCGGCCCACCGTGCTGCGGCTGTCCGACGAGACCGAGACCCTGATCGGCCTCGCCCAGCCCGACGCCCTCGGCGCCTCCCTGGAGAACCGGGACGCCGGCTGCCTCGCGGTCGTCGGCTTCGAGGGCACCGAGGAGGACACCGCCCACCGCCGCGAGGGCGCCGCCGCCGTGCTGAGCGAGTGCGGCGGCACCTTCGCCGGAGACGAACCGGGGGAGCGCTGGGCCCACGGCCGCTACTCGGCGCCGTACCTGCGCGACTCCCTGCTCGACGCGGGCGCGCTCGCCGAGACCCTGGAGACGGCGGCCCACTGGTCCCGCCTCCCCGCCCTCTACGCCGCCGTCCGCGAGGCGCTCACCGCCACCCTCACCGAGTCCGGCACCCCGCCCCTGGTCATGTGCCACATCTCGCACGTCTACGAGAACGGCGCCTCCCTGTACTTCACGGTCGTCTCCGCCCAGGGCGAGGACGCCGTGGCGCACTGGACCCGGGCCAAGCACGCCGCGAACGACGCGATCCTCGCCGCGGGCGGCACCATCACCCACCACCACGCGGTGGGCACCGACCACCGCGACTGGTACGTCCGGGAGGTGGGCCCCCTCGGTGTCGAGGCGCTGCGCGCCGTCAAGCGGAGCCTGGACCCCGCCGGACTGCTCAGCCCGGGCGTCCTGCTGCCCGCGGACTGA
- a CDS encoding YegS/Rv2252/BmrU family lipid kinase, whose protein sequence is MRQFTAVVNPTAGGATSAAALLGVARLLREAGAELETEYSHSLAHARELARRAGESGRVVLAVGGDGMAGGIGGALSGTGAVLGLVPAGRGNDFARALELPTESAALAEVLLRGEPRPVDTVEVTSAVHDRTVVLGSVYAGVDALANRHANTTRLLRGAASYYAGAVRAVAGWRATRYRVTVDGDEHAFTGYTVVAANSGYYGFNRLVAPSARVDDGLLDVVMIHQAPRRLFFALMNELSTGAHVHRPQVRVLRGREVRIEADRAIPYGADGEVEAVVPVTARVLPGALRVLC, encoded by the coding sequence ATGCGACAGTTCACCGCCGTCGTCAACCCCACCGCGGGCGGCGCCACCTCGGCCGCCGCGCTCCTCGGGGTGGCCCGGCTGCTGCGGGAGGCCGGGGCGGAGCTGGAGACCGAGTACAGCCACAGCCTCGCGCACGCCCGCGAACTCGCCCGGCGGGCCGGGGAGTCGGGGCGGGTGGTGCTCGCCGTCGGCGGTGACGGCATGGCGGGCGGGATCGGCGGCGCCCTCAGCGGCACCGGTGCCGTGCTCGGGCTGGTCCCGGCCGGGCGCGGCAACGACTTCGCCCGCGCCCTGGAACTGCCCACCGAGTCCGCCGCCCTGGCCGAGGTGCTGCTGCGGGGCGAACCCCGCCCCGTCGACACCGTCGAGGTCACCTCCGCCGTCCACGACCGCACCGTCGTCCTCGGCAGCGTCTACGCCGGTGTCGACGCGCTCGCCAACCGGCACGCCAACACCACCCGCCTGCTGCGAGGGGCCGCCTCCTACTACGCGGGGGCCGTCCGGGCCGTCGCGGGCTGGCGCGCGACGCGCTACCGCGTCACGGTCGACGGCGACGAGCACGCCTTCACCGGCTACACGGTGGTCGCCGCCAACTCCGGCTACTACGGGTTCAACCGCCTCGTCGCACCCTCCGCCCGTGTGGACGACGGCCTGCTGGACGTGGTGATGATCCACCAGGCGCCGCGGCGGCTGTTCTTCGCCCTGATGAACGAACTGTCGACCGGCGCCCACGTCCACCGGCCCCAAGTACGCGTCCTGCGCGGCCGGGAGGTCCGCATCGAGGCGGACCGGGCGATACCCTACGGCGCCGACGGCGAGGTCGAGGCCGTCGTACCGGTCACGGCCAGGGTGCTGCCCGGCGCGCTGCGCGTCCTGTGCTGA
- the catB gene encoding catalase CatB, giving the protein MSEANPLKRAVRKVTEGLHGEAGGPPDGIPGRPAPETPAVAEPTEPREPLPPKPDQSGPDTVSPTGQPTGADQARVAQSGSYLTDAQGTRLYDTDHSLKAGPRGPVLLQDHHLREKVMHFDHERIPERVVHARGAGAHGVFQSYGTAASVTKAGFLAADVETPVFTRFSTVVGSRGSSDTVRDTRGFATKFYTSEGVFDLVGNNIPVFFIQDAIKFPDVVHAAKPHPDREIPQAQSAHDTFWDFVSLHTEATNHTIFFMGDRGIPRSFRMMEGFGVHTFRLVNAEGATTLVKFHWKPKLGVHSLVWDEAQLINGVDPDFHRRDLADAIEAGAHPQWELGIQTFPDNPEQTFEGIDLLDPTNFVPEELAPVQPVGLLTLNRNPSNYFAETEQVAFHVGHLVPGIDVTDDPLLAGRLFSYLDTQITRLGGPNFPQLPINRPQAPVNDMLRDGMHQSAVHRGVAPYRPNSLDGGCPFTAGADMSAFVEAPVRVPESKKVREAPESFADHFSQPRRFWLSMSPVEREHIIGAYTFELGKCYEQAIRERTLQVLANIDPELCAGVAEGLGLPAPGPTVPLADVEPSPALSQVGGVWPLDGRVIGIVTGGADLEGVAAVREAVLNAGMVPLVVAPTGGTLGSGDAALTVQRSYVTARSVEFDAVLIAGTPDMGGDAYTPRDYKAGPAPAGPGTIDPRVSLLLSEAFRHGKAIGVWAGGEPALQASGVPADAAGVIVADSGTAALEQVTQLMGSHRVWERFTTPRG; this is encoded by the coding sequence ATGAGCGAGGCCAACCCCCTCAAGCGAGCAGTCCGCAAGGTGACCGAGGGCCTGCACGGCGAGGCCGGCGGGCCGCCGGACGGTATCCCCGGCCGGCCCGCCCCCGAGACGCCGGCCGTGGCCGAGCCCACCGAACCGCGGGAGCCGCTGCCCCCGAAGCCGGACCAGAGCGGCCCGGACACCGTGTCGCCGACCGGTCAGCCCACGGGAGCCGACCAGGCCCGGGTGGCGCAGTCCGGCAGCTATCTGACGGACGCCCAGGGGACGCGGCTGTACGACACCGACCACTCGCTGAAGGCCGGGCCGCGCGGGCCGGTGCTGCTGCAGGACCACCACCTGCGCGAGAAGGTGATGCACTTCGACCACGAGCGCATCCCGGAGCGCGTGGTGCACGCCCGGGGCGCGGGCGCGCACGGCGTCTTCCAGAGCTACGGCACGGCCGCGTCGGTGACCAAGGCCGGGTTCCTGGCCGCCGACGTGGAGACACCGGTGTTCACGCGGTTCTCCACGGTGGTCGGCTCACGGGGATCGTCGGACACCGTGCGGGACACCCGCGGTTTCGCGACGAAGTTCTACACCAGTGAGGGCGTCTTCGACCTGGTCGGCAACAACATCCCGGTCTTCTTCATCCAGGACGCCATCAAGTTCCCGGACGTGGTGCACGCGGCGAAGCCGCACCCGGACCGGGAGATCCCGCAGGCGCAGAGCGCGCACGACACCTTCTGGGACTTCGTCTCGCTGCACACCGAGGCGACGAACCACACCATCTTCTTCATGGGCGACCGCGGTATCCCGCGCTCGTTCCGGATGATGGAGGGCTTCGGCGTCCACACCTTCCGGCTGGTGAACGCGGAGGGCGCCACGACGCTGGTGAAGTTCCACTGGAAACCCAAGCTGGGCGTGCACTCCCTGGTGTGGGACGAGGCGCAGCTGATCAACGGCGTCGACCCGGACTTCCACCGCCGGGACCTCGCCGACGCCATCGAGGCGGGCGCCCACCCGCAGTGGGAGCTGGGCATCCAGACCTTCCCCGACAACCCGGAGCAGACCTTCGAGGGCATCGACCTGCTGGACCCGACCAACTTCGTGCCCGAGGAGCTGGCGCCGGTGCAGCCGGTCGGGCTGCTGACCCTGAACCGCAACCCGTCCAACTACTTCGCCGAGACCGAGCAGGTCGCCTTCCACGTCGGGCACCTGGTGCCGGGCATCGACGTCACCGACGACCCGCTGCTCGCGGGGCGGCTGTTCTCGTACCTGGACACGCAGATCACGCGTCTGGGCGGCCCCAACTTCCCGCAGCTGCCGATCAACCGGCCGCAGGCGCCGGTCAACGACATGCTGCGCGACGGCATGCACCAGAGCGCCGTGCACCGGGGCGTGGCTCCCTACCGGCCCAACTCCCTCGACGGCGGCTGCCCGTTCACCGCGGGCGCGGACATGAGCGCGTTCGTCGAGGCGCCGGTGCGGGTGCCGGAGTCGAAGAAGGTGCGCGAGGCCCCGGAGTCGTTCGCGGACCACTTCAGCCAGCCGCGCCGCTTCTGGCTGAGCATGAGCCCGGTGGAGCGCGAGCACATCATCGGCGCCTACACCTTCGAGCTGGGCAAGTGCTACGAGCAGGCGATCCGGGAGCGGACGCTCCAGGTCCTGGCCAACATCGACCCCGAGCTGTGCGCGGGCGTCGCCGAAGGGCTCGGCCTGCCCGCCCCCGGCCCGACGGTGCCCCTGGCCGACGTCGAGCCCAGCCCGGCGCTGTCCCAGGTGGGCGGTGTCTGGCCGTTGGACGGCCGGGTCATCGGCATCGTGACCGGCGGGGCGGACCTGGAGGGCGTGGCCGCGGTGCGGGAGGCGGTGCTGAACGCCGGGATGGTGCCGCTGGTGGTGGCGCCGACCGGCGGCACCCTCGGCTCGGGCGACGCCGCGCTGACCGTCCAGCGCAGCTACGTCACCGCGCGGTCGGTCGAGTTCGACGCCGTGCTGATCGCGGGGACGCCCGACATGGGCGGCGACGCCTACACCCCGCGCGACTACAAGGCCGGTCCGGCGCCCGCCGGGCCGGGGACGATCGACCCGCGGGTGAGCCTGCTGCTGTCGGAGGCGTTCCGGCACGGCAAGGCGATCGGCGTCTGGGCGGGCGGCGAGCCGGCGCTCCAGGCGTCGGGGGTGCCCGCCGACGCCGCGGGTGTGATCGTCGCCGACTCCGGCACCGCGGCCCTGGAGCAGGTGACGCAGCTGATGGGCTCGCACCGGGTGTGGGAACGCTTCACCACGCCCCGGGGCTGA
- a CDS encoding DUF2264 domain-containing protein — protein MSIPFELPTEDRASSPYTGYTRAHWEAVADGLLWAAWRWSTPGRALLDLPGRPSRSGVRSDGLEGFARTFLAAGFRVAGAGGADPHGWLDRYAEGLASGTRTPGRDDTESWPLILDHDVQGQPMVESASVALGLRLTAPWLWKHLDSAVQDRVEEWLRGALRHVPAPNNWYLFPYTVAGFLESVGRGDAETAAARERALELMEGWYRGGGWYADGDGRAFDHYNGWALHLYPVLDAHLGGDTDALSRYGDRLRAHLDGFALMFGADGAPLHFGRSLTYRFAASAAVGLGALTGHTPLTPGASRRLVSGSLRYFVDRGALTDEGLLSLGWYGPHEATLQPYSGPASPYWASKAFVSLLAPADHPLWTAPEEPAPVEEADRVLALPAPGLLVQATRGDGIVRLHNHGSDHVRPHEGESAAEEDPHYGRQAYSTRTGPTARENVADNHLSVEVNGRSSARRRVRPLGAGQGEGWGWAASWHRPVFAGGPPMVPGLRVESVTVVRGPYELRVHRVVGAPAGARVTHTGWATGPEEPLTSALHGLYGWDPGAETVRAPQGTAYVPWAELPRLSGAAGGTSVHVSLAALTGEPVSVAAGDAIAEVVPGADGVEVVWAADGARTRVSFGPVGVTHTQG, from the coding sequence ATGAGCATCCCGTTCGAACTGCCCACCGAGGACCGTGCGTCGAGCCCGTACACCGGTTACACCCGCGCCCACTGGGAGGCCGTCGCGGACGGGCTGCTGTGGGCCGCGTGGCGCTGGAGCACCCCGGGCCGCGCCCTGCTCGACCTGCCCGGACGGCCCTCGCGCTCGGGGGTGCGCTCCGACGGTCTGGAGGGCTTCGCGCGGACCTTCCTCGCGGCGGGCTTCCGCGTCGCGGGCGCCGGCGGCGCGGACCCGCACGGCTGGCTGGACCGCTACGCCGAGGGCCTCGCGTCGGGCACCCGCACCCCCGGCCGCGACGACACCGAGTCCTGGCCGCTGATCCTCGACCACGACGTGCAGGGCCAGCCCATGGTGGAGTCGGCGTCGGTCGCGCTCGGGCTGCGGCTGACCGCGCCGTGGCTGTGGAAGCACCTCGACTCCGCCGTCCAGGACCGGGTGGAGGAGTGGCTGCGCGGTGCCCTGCGGCACGTTCCGGCGCCGAACAACTGGTACCTGTTCCCGTACACGGTCGCCGGGTTCCTGGAGTCGGTCGGCCGCGGCGACGCCGAGACGGCCGCGGCCCGGGAGCGGGCGCTGGAGCTGATGGAGGGCTGGTACCGGGGCGGGGGCTGGTACGCCGACGGCGACGGACGCGCCTTCGACCACTACAACGGCTGGGCGCTGCACCTCTACCCGGTGCTCGACGCCCACCTCGGCGGCGACACGGACGCGCTCTCCCGGTACGGGGACCGGCTGCGCGCCCACCTCGACGGTTTCGCCCTGATGTTCGGGGCCGACGGTGCGCCGCTGCACTTCGGCCGCTCGCTCACCTACCGCTTCGCCGCGTCGGCGGCCGTGGGTCTGGGCGCGCTGACCGGACACACCCCGCTGACGCCGGGTGCCTCGCGGCGCCTGGTCAGCGGCAGCCTGCGGTACTTCGTGGACCGAGGGGCGCTGACCGACGAGGGGCTGCTGAGCCTGGGCTGGTACGGCCCGCACGAGGCGACCCTGCAGCCGTACTCGGGTCCGGCCTCCCCGTACTGGGCGTCGAAGGCCTTCGTCTCGCTGCTCGCCCCGGCGGACCACCCGCTGTGGACGGCGCCCGAGGAGCCCGCGCCGGTCGAGGAGGCGGACCGGGTCCTGGCGCTGCCCGCACCGGGACTGCTGGTGCAGGCGACGCGGGGCGACGGCATCGTACGGCTGCACAACCACGGCAGTGACCACGTCCGGCCGCACGAGGGCGAGTCGGCGGCCGAGGAGGACCCGCACTACGGCCGGCAGGCCTACTCGACCCGGACGGGACCCACGGCGCGGGAGAACGTGGCGGACAACCACCTGTCGGTCGAGGTGAACGGCCGGTCCAGTGCGCGTCGCCGCGTCCGTCCACTGGGGGCGGGTCAGGGCGAGGGCTGGGGCTGGGCGGCGTCCTGGCACCGGCCGGTGTTCGCCGGGGGGCCGCCCATGGTGCCGGGGCTGCGGGTGGAGAGCGTGACGGTGGTCCGGGGGCCGTACGAGCTGCGCGTGCACCGGGTGGTCGGGGCGCCGGCCGGGGCGCGCGTCACCCACACCGGGTGGGCGACCGGCCCCGAGGAGCCCCTGACCTCGGCGCTGCACGGCCTGTACGGCTGGGATCCCGGGGCGGAGACCGTGCGCGCCCCGCAGGGCACCGCGTACGTGCCGTGGGCGGAGCTGCCCCGGCTGTCCGGCGCGGCCGGCGGCACCTCGGTGCACGTGAGCCTGGCCGCGCTGACCGGTGAACCGGTGAGCGTCGCGGCGGGCGACGCGATCGCGGAGGTGGTGCCCGGTGCGGACGGCGTGGAGGTGGTCTGGGCGGCCGACGGCGCCCGCACCCGGGTCTCGTTCGGGCCGGTGGGGGTGACGCACACCCAGGGGTAG
- a CDS encoding hydroxyacid dehydrogenase: protein MTVHAPGPGRRPRAAVAMSPDAASAVLDPESLAAFRRVCDLAPLPVLDDLTTARARSVLADVELLITGWGCPPLDAQVLRAAPLLRAVAHTAGSVRGHVTDACWERGVEVSSAAAANALPVAEYTLGMILLSGKRVLERARDYRASRVRGNWLRTPRGVGNYRRTVGILSASLIGRRVVELLRPHDVRVLLHDPYVSDAEAAELGVENVTLPELFARCDTVSVHTPLLPTTRGLVSRSLIDAMPADAVLINTSRGAVIDQEALTDAVLAGRIRAVLDVTDPEALPPEHPLWDCEHALITPHLAGSEGNEWRRLADLALAETTRWASGSGFLHPVRRERLAFLA from the coding sequence GTGACCGTGCACGCCCCCGGACCCGGCCGCCGGCCCCGTGCCGCCGTGGCCATGTCCCCGGACGCCGCCTCGGCCGTCCTCGACCCCGAGTCCCTCGCCGCCTTCCGTCGGGTCTGCGACCTCGCGCCGTTGCCGGTGCTGGACGACCTGACGACGGCGCGGGCGAGATCCGTACTGGCGGACGTGGAGCTGCTGATCACCGGGTGGGGCTGTCCGCCGCTGGACGCTCAGGTGCTGCGGGCGGCGCCCCTGCTGCGGGCCGTGGCGCACACGGCGGGCAGTGTCCGCGGGCATGTCACCGACGCGTGCTGGGAGCGGGGCGTCGAGGTCTCCTCGGCCGCCGCGGCCAACGCGCTGCCGGTGGCCGAGTACACGCTCGGCATGATCCTGCTGAGCGGCAAGCGGGTGCTGGAGCGGGCCCGCGACTACCGGGCCTCCCGGGTGCGCGGCAACTGGCTGCGTACCCCGCGCGGCGTCGGCAACTACCGGCGCACGGTGGGCATCCTGTCGGCCTCGCTGATCGGCCGCCGGGTCGTGGAGCTGCTGCGTCCGCACGATGTACGGGTCCTGCTGCACGACCCGTACGTGAGCGACGCGGAGGCCGCCGAGCTCGGCGTGGAGAACGTGACGCTGCCCGAGCTGTTCGCGCGCTGCGACACCGTCAGCGTGCACACCCCGCTGCTGCCCACGACCCGTGGCCTGGTGAGCCGTTCACTGATCGACGCGATGCCCGCCGACGCGGTGCTGATCAACACCTCCCGCGGGGCGGTGATCGACCAGGAGGCGCTCACCGACGCCGTCCTTGCGGGCCGCATCCGGGCCGTCCTGGACGTCACCGATCCCGAGGCGCTGCCGCCGGAGCACCCGCTGTGGGACTGCGAGCACGCCCTGATCACCCCGCACCTGGCCGGTTCCGAGGGCAACGAGTGGCGTCGGCTGGCCGACCTGGCGCTCGCCGAGACCACCCGTTGGGCCTCCGGTTCCGGTTTCCTCCACCCCGTACGACGCGAAAGGCTGGCGTTCCTGGCATGA
- a CDS encoding carbohydrate ABC transporter permease: MSATDSTLLRPKLLGRATVNVVVAVSVLYTLLPVLWLVLASTKNRDALFSSDLLSLSDFSLLQNLKDLFAMDGGLYGRWYVNSLLYAVIGAAVGALVSVACGYAFDKYRFRHKEKLFGLVLAAVMVPQTVLALPLYLMASEAGLVNTFWAVFIPVLFNPFGVYLGRIFARGYVPDEVLEAARVDGAGELTTYARVALRMLGPGLITVFLFQLTAIWNNFFLPMVMLSDQDLYPVSLGLYQWNSSASVSPEYYPVVIMGSLLAVLPLILAFVLLQRFWRSGLTAGAVK, translated from the coding sequence ATGAGCGCCACCGACAGCACCCTGCTCCGCCCGAAGCTCCTGGGCCGCGCCACCGTCAACGTGGTCGTCGCCGTCTCCGTCCTCTACACGCTGCTGCCGGTGCTGTGGCTGGTGCTCGCCTCGACCAAGAACCGCGACGCCCTGTTCAGCAGCGACCTGCTGTCCCTGAGCGACTTCTCGCTCCTGCAGAACCTCAAGGACCTGTTCGCCATGGACGGCGGACTGTACGGCCGCTGGTACGTCAACAGCCTGCTGTACGCGGTGATCGGCGCCGCCGTCGGCGCACTGGTGAGCGTGGCCTGCGGCTACGCCTTCGACAAGTACCGCTTCCGGCACAAGGAGAAGCTGTTCGGCCTGGTGCTCGCGGCGGTCATGGTGCCGCAGACGGTGCTCGCGCTGCCGCTGTACCTGATGGCCTCGGAGGCCGGCCTGGTCAACACCTTCTGGGCGGTGTTCATCCCGGTGCTGTTCAATCCGTTCGGCGTCTACCTCGGCCGGATCTTCGCCCGGGGCTACGTGCCCGACGAGGTGCTGGAGGCGGCGCGCGTGGACGGGGCCGGGGAGCTGACCACGTACGCGCGGGTGGCGCTCAGGATGCTCGGGCCCGGTCTGATCACCGTCTTCCTCTTCCAGCTGACCGCCATCTGGAACAACTTCTTCCTGCCCATGGTGATGCTGTCCGACCAGGACCTGTATCCCGTCAGTCTCGGCCTGTACCAGTGGAACAGCTCGGCGTCCGTGTCCCCCGAGTACTACCCCGTGGTGATCATGGGTTCGCTGCTCGCCGTGCTGCCGCTCATCCTCGCCTTCGTGCTGCTCCAGCGTTTCTGGCGCAGCGGCCTGACCGCCGGAGCCGTCAAGTGA
- a CDS encoding carbohydrate ABC transporter permease has protein sequence MTTTTHARVPAGAARAASPAPSDSGPRARRAAKRRQLTAAGVLMTPFFALLVTVFLIPVGTAVYLSFFSDDQPGLGFGPERQVFVGLRSYAAVLTDPTFLGGLGTVALYCLIYIPLMVVGALALALLLDSGVVRLRGLAQLGLFLPHAVPGIIAALIWLYLYTPGISPVIELFAKGDLTIDFLGVHTVIPSIVNIALWSNLGYNMVVFYAALQAVPREVIEASVVDGAGPVRTALQVKTPLVRASIVMVAIFTLIWALQLFTEPMLLSQSSPMINSRFSPSMYIYDAAFTRNNYSLAAAASVVLLVCTIALSYGVTRFTSRADSEEAR, from the coding sequence ATGACCACGACCACCCACGCACGGGTGCCGGCCGGCGCCGCCCGCGCCGCCTCCCCGGCACCCTCCGACTCGGGCCCGCGCGCCCGCAGAGCGGCCAAGCGCCGTCAACTGACCGCAGCCGGCGTCCTCATGACGCCGTTCTTCGCCCTGCTGGTCACCGTCTTCCTGATCCCCGTCGGCACCGCCGTCTACCTGAGCTTCTTCAGCGACGACCAGCCGGGCCTCGGCTTCGGCCCGGAGCGCCAGGTCTTCGTCGGGCTGCGCTCCTACGCGGCCGTCCTCACCGACCCCACCTTCCTCGGCGGGCTCGGCACGGTCGCCCTGTACTGCCTGATCTACATCCCCCTGATGGTCGTCGGCGCGCTCGCCCTCGCCCTGCTCCTCGACTCGGGCGTGGTCCGGCTGCGCGGCCTCGCCCAACTGGGCCTGTTCCTGCCGCACGCGGTGCCCGGCATCATCGCGGCACTGATCTGGCTGTACCTCTACACGCCCGGCATCAGCCCGGTGATCGAGCTGTTCGCCAAGGGCGACCTCACGATCGACTTCCTCGGCGTGCACACCGTGATCCCGTCCATCGTGAACATCGCGCTGTGGAGCAACCTCGGCTACAACATGGTGGTCTTCTACGCCGCCCTCCAGGCCGTGCCCCGCGAGGTCATCGAGGCGTCCGTCGTCGACGGCGCCGGCCCGGTGCGCACGGCCCTCCAGGTCAAGACGCCCCTGGTACGCGCCTCGATCGTCATGGTCGCCATCTTCACCCTGATCTGGGCGCTCCAGCTGTTCACCGAGCCGATGCTGCTCAGCCAGTCCTCCCCGATGATCAACTCGCGGTTCTCGCCCAGCATGTACATCTACGACGCTGCCTTCACCCGCAACAACTACAGCCTCGCGGCGGCCGCCTCGGTGGTCCTGCTGGTGTGCACCATCGCCCTGTCCTACGGCGTCACCCGCTTCACCAGCCGCGCCGACTCCGAGGAGGCCCGATGA